From Phaeodactylum tricornutum CCAP 1055/1 chromosome 11, complete sequence, one genomic window encodes:
- a CDS encoding predicted protein (Rap/Ran-GAP domain expressed protein of unknown function): MSGSVARSKNARTGMLPASRLVAPVLSACEAVWQCQNVDAAQHWIGILHKAILKDKIDSFDPSEAFLALQGAALRFKPHSGHHEHEGQDSSSHEYDVDDTKLGDFQSRILAATASLARRVVGPAWWHQFYTRRNRLRQADWRPAEEDAQLERSNSTQTSAASHPARDQSLSQYYPSIPVDFVVGSLNVENSSVRSSSPMTEHDMPIVSDGQLKMDSISSYPGIPEVLPAAMLRFAASFEQDDYGWSVSRAQSQMIIVTALCCRPELADDEWTMAAEWSIVGVQHEVTKMAESWLVWLWPLSANQSESWNLRLQIARTVADLLSSGWHPPLKSSETVVDALLHLSKDTVEEMDIKSVDGSAHGSRLTLAVSSTLAETVSALAAMASRDLVPDTHISKMVDMLCFLYVMVARRQNNEASGTVAVSSTLSLEERQEFKIVWDSIKGQYEAAFADISTLIWVLLARPSTSSKAMESLLHLVEEATTATWTQDELTDVGQEWSFVETLRCMKAGAALRVLGSALWGKPPDISSIALLRIFWKPLLETVLCLLSNLHERIADTIEYLLQPEPFRDLTALAIEGAILLGRAIEKEIRGGPAILANTEWDTIALCLSDGVLPILLTVVENRCNEDTARFESTVQSLLLLLGDFFGKCIEEDSTPFVEYERQRRLYLLLLQVGLPSSLGEDAALMSIVVFQCWSKFGFSPYRIEGCTKTGVELLKEAFRQDERGEYAHAPEVRLAAFEALTFASEADTMSRKKKVIPRRSVLTSTQNMRELHLELINAAIIPSLKKIFESSFIRIDESSWLAPNVVPASTNDSVPSNESVAILLETAALSAHQEHRSTEALTNYAINVTGRLFRDITGDRETRLLYINLLRTLAVNEKGRVPYSVRIFATIELHRCLAALFGELPHAHAKVPVLIDALTDVLNMCSCEFSKCIASSDYFLIVSAQAIAALYPIASLRVAIDQHVSLKASYVPTELRDLFFVFLTSVTSFSPEDRSPVVDTYGAPFLIALDARSNHTTSEITEISFSSVLSSLVGFLSGMKIHTSPLAAYMQQCIRISCYDMLLALAMAKTDCLISNESFDCIFRTSMAKRECRSPDEIECLTRSQVLGQIFHNRLILINDFGHDEPIKSFLEPMQEILGILAEACLSTHWLDYEPAYGVFCSVVPALQKLCQRIGLPEVLTNWSEIIERGCLLEEKSCLMLMSQCSTSSRPRLYVALLALVHDFLLCNSFVDMNISTRNAVSRLCCRIIQSPPEGSDHLVHHLALRCMMILLGSTKQLDENPLQSSGKSDKIESSLHGDNDFSFVTREISRRHLLCKDRSISSLAFHDRPLSKHEMLAKELADLERFIVNEENGRKLSASWILSEAILLTCRIGSDNSRYRGWCEVVLRTITLRRRILVRLPGYISLESPDFPPSLWLDRDITNLECQNQDTMIDQKNSLFTQNDTLKRARAAISRFDLLVTSLKETDKISAEKVTGTMEKSVQIFPRSYQAGDKCSEIGDISEWLSSVLEGNGIAVRAVFAEIDPFFGYVEDINASPKETTCNSQPRRLENGARLDRAISVLDRTSLLSTYKFGLLYDCSADSRQNQSTFETSLLFSTACSPSFYKFLNNLGKVVPTKQLKHFSGGLDASPYSSDGIYALMWMDDDPHKTLVATSMAVFHACPMMPDDKLQSRKRHVGNDNVLILFSDRGSDILVDLDSSGRDLNRSVVGGAFGFVTIFVTAPRSGLLRIAVRLRTGLSTRLNSRLSSLVGHTIMEETVAPTYVRNLAMRADLICRSAVDTIDPPSNCIDRYHQLRDMKRFALKP, from the coding sequence ATGAGCGGCTCCGTGGCTAGGAGCAAAAATGCTCGAACCGGGATGCTGCCCGCGTCGAGACTCGTCGCCCCCGTACTGTCGGCCTGCGAAGCAGTCTGGCAGTGCCAGAACGTCGACGCCGCTCAACATTGGATAGGGATACTGCACAAGGCAATCCTGAAAGATAAGATTGATTCCTTTGATCCGTCGGAAGCCTTTTTGGCCTTGCAAGGTGCCGCCTTGCGTTTCAAACCCCACTCGGGCCATCACGAACACGAGGGACAAGATTCGTCCTCGCACGAATATGACGTGGACGACACCAAACTTGGTGACTTTCAATCTCGGATACTCGCAGCGACAGCTTCTTTGGCTCGCCGCGTGGTCGGACCCGCATGGTGGCACCAATTTTACACACGTCGGAATCGTCTGCGTCAGGCGGATTGGCGTCCGGCTGAAGAAGATGCGCAACTGGAGCGATCGAATTCCACCCAAACGTCCGCGGCGTCTCATCCAGCACGCGACCAGTCTCTTTCACAATATTATCCGAGTATTCCGGTGGATTTTGTGGTGGGATCGTTGAACGTCGAAAATTCGTCGGTACGATCGTCTTCTCCCATGACAGAACACGACATGCCAATAGTGAGCGACGGACAATTAAAGATGGATAGTATCTCATCGTATCCAGGCATACCAGAGGTATTGCCGGCAGCCATGCTACGATTCGCTGCATCCTTTGAGCAAGATGACTACGGATGGAGCGTGTCTCGTGCCCAGTCTCAAATGATTATAGTCACAGCgctttgttgtcgtcccGAACTGGCAGACGACGAATGGACCATGGCGGCCGAGTGGAGTATCGTTGGAGTCCAGCATGAGGTGACAAAAATGGCAGAGTCTTGGCTGGTCTGGCTATGGCCGTTGTCTGCTAACCAGTCGGAGTCATGGAATCTACGACTCCAGATTGCTCGGACTGTTGCGGATTTGCTATCATCCGGATGGCATCCACCGCTTAAATCAAGCGAGACGGTTGTTGATGCATTGCTGCATTTATCCAAGGATACCGTCGAGGAGATGGACATTAAGAGTGTGGATGGGTCAGCTCACGGTTCCAGATTGACACTGGCGGTCTCGTCTACGCTGGCCGAAACGGTTTCCGCTCTGGCAGCCATGGCATCGCGAGATCTAGTCCCTGATACACACATTTCCAAGATGGTGGACATGCTGTGCTTTCTTTACGTCATGGTGGCTCGCCGACAGAATAACGAGGCATCCGGAACGGTTGCCGTTTCCAGTACACTATCGTTGGAGGAGCGACAAGAATTCAAGATAGTCTGGGATTCGATAAAAGGCCAGTACGAAGCGGCCTTCGCGGACATTTCTACACTAATTTGGGTACTGCTCGCCCGACCTTCAACCTCATCAAAAGCAATGGAGTCTCTGCTGCATCTAGTGGAGGAGGCAACAACCGCTACGTGGACGCAGGATGAACTGACTGATGTCGGCCAGGAATGGAGTTTTGTGGAAACCTTGCGCTGCATGAAAGCTGGTGCGGCGCTTCGCGTTTTGGGTAGCGCACTGTGGGGCAAGCCTCCCGACATCAGCAGTATTGCGCTTCTACGGATCTTTTGGAAACCTTTGTTGGAAACGGTTCTTTGCTTGCTGTCAAATCTGCACGAAAGGATAGCGGACACTATAGAATACCTGCTACAACCCGAGCCGTTTCGGGACCTTACTGCGCTCGCCATCGAAGGAGCTATCTTGCTGGGTAGAGCGATCGAGAAAGAGATTCGAGGCGGACCCGCTATTCTGGCAAACACAGAGTGGGACACTATAGCTTTATGTCTTTCGGACGGTGTTCTGCCCATACTGCTTACCGTTGTAGAAAATCGCTGCAACGAAGACACTGCTCGGTTTGAATCAACCGTTCAgtctcttcttttgcttttgggtgatttttttggaaagtgTATTGAAGAGGATAGTACGCCGTTCGTTGAATATGAGAGACAAAGGCGCTTGTATTTGCTACTTCTTCAAGTGGGCTTACCGTCGTCGCTCGGTGAAGATGCTGCCCTGATGTCGATCGTAGTCTTTCAATGCTGGAGTAAATTTGGGTTTTCCCCTTATCGCATAGAGGGCTGCACGAAGACTGGAGTCGAGTTGTTAAAAGAAGCATTTCGTCAAGATGAGCGCGGAGAGTACGCGCATGCACCAGAGGTCAGGCTTGCTGCATTTGAAGCCCTAACTTTTGCCAGTGAGGCGGACACGATGTCGAGAAAAAAGAAAGTCATTCCGCGACGATCAGTCCTTACATCGACTCAGAATATGCGGGAGCTGCATCTGGAATTGATAAATGCAGCTATCATTCCATCTCTGAAAAAGATCTTTGAAAGCAGTTTCATCCGCATCGATGAAAGTAGCTGGTTGGCGCCGAATGTTGTTCCAGCCTCGACAAATGACTCTGTCCCTTCCAATGAATCAGTCGCGATTCTTTTGGAGACAGCTGCCTTATCAGCACATCAAGAGCACAGATCCACGGAAGCGTTAACAAATTATGCAATAAACGTTACAGGAAGGCTTTTCAGAGACATCACTGGGGATCGCGAAACTCGGCTACTCTATATCAACTTGCTGCGCACTTTGGCAGTGAACGAAAAGGGCCGAGTACCGTATTCCGTTCGAATTTTTGCCACAATCGAACTTCACAGGTGCCTTGCCGCTCTCTTTGGAGAATTGCCTCATGCTCATGCGAAGGTACCCGTACTTATTGATGCTCTTACAGATGTTTTGAACATGTGTTCATGCGAATTTTCAAAGTGCATTGCCTCGTCAGACTATTTTCTAATAGTTTCTGCGCAAGCAATCGCGGCACTTTACCCAATAGCCAGTCTCCGCGTTGCGATCGATCAACATGTCTCTCTGAAGGCCAGCTATGTTCCAACCGAATTGCGCGATTTGTTTTTCGTCTTTCTCACGAGCGTGACATCTTTTAGCCCGGAAGATCGGTCTCCAGTCGTCGATACTTACGGGGCCCCGTTTTTGATTGCACTCGACGCGCGCAGTAACCACACTACCTCAGAAATTACAgagatttctttttcatctGTGTTATCATCCTTGGTAGGCTTTCTTTCTGGTATGAAAATTCATACGAGCCCGCTTGCGGCCTACATGCAACAGTGTATTCGAATTTCTTGCTATGACATGCTGCTCGCCTTGGCCATGGCTAAAACTGATTGTCTTATTTCGAATGAGAGCTTTGATTGTATTTTTCGTACGTCAATGGCAAAACGAGAGTGTCGGAGTCCGGATGAAATTGAATGTTTAACGCGAAGCCAGGTACTCGGTCAGATTTTCCACAACAGACTTATTTTGATCAACGACTTCGGACACGATGAGCCCATCAAAAGCTTTCTTGAGCCAATGCAGGAGATACTCGGTATCCTGGCCGAAGCTTGTCTCTCAACACATTGGTTGGACTACGAGCCCGCATATGGCGTATTTTGCTCCGTTGTCCCGGCACTACAAAAGCTCTGCCAAAGAATTGGCTTACCTGAAGTGCTGACCAATTGGAGCGAAATAATAGAGAGAGGATGTCTACTCGAAGAAAAATCGTGTTTGATGTTGATGAGCCAATGCTCCACTTCTAGTCGCCCACGACTTTACGTCGCGCTTTTGGCATTGGTCCACGACTTCCTTCTGTGTAATTCCTTCGTCGATATGAATATATCAACTCGTAATGCTGTTTCCCGGCTATGTTGTCGAATCATTCAGAGCCCACCGGAAGGATCTGATCATCTTGTTCATCATCTTGCTCTTAGATGCATGATGATACTGCTTGGAAGCACCAAACAATTGGATGAAAATCCATTACAATCGTCCGGGAAATCGGACAAGATTGAATCAAGCTTACATGGCGACAATGACTTTTCCTTTGTTACCAGAGAGATTTCTCGCCGTCATCTACTTTGTAAAGATCGAAGCATTTCCTCCCTTGCTTTTCATGATCGCCCACTGTCGAAGCATGAAATGCTTGCAAAGGAGCTTGCAGACTTAGAGAGGTTTATTGTGAACGAGGAGAACGGGCGGAAACTTTCTGCATCTTGGATCTTGTCCGAAGCTATCCTGTTAACTTGTCGCATCGGATCAGACAACTCAAGGTATCGCGGATGGTGCGAGGTTGTGCTGCGAACAATTACGTTGAGGAGACGAATCCTAGTGCGCCTGCCTGGCTATATTTCACTGGAGAGCCCAGATTTTCCCCCTTCTCTCTGGCTCGATCGGGACATTACCAACTTGGAGTGTCAAAATCAAGACACCATGATTGATCAAAAAAATTCGCTCTTTACACAAAACGATACTTTGAAACGGGCAAGAGCAGCAATTTCCCGATTTGATTTGCTTGTAACAAGCCTCAAAGAGACAGATAAAATCTCCGCCGAGAAAGTCACGGGAACCATGGAGAAATCGGTACAAATTTTCCCTCGTTCATATCAAGCCGGAGACAAATGTTCGGAAATTGGTGATATTTCTGAGTGGCTAAGCAGCGTCTTGGAGGGGAATGGTATTGCGGTGCGTGCGGTGTTCGCCGAGATCGACCCCTTTTTTGGATACGTTGAAGATATAAATGCTTCCCCAAAGGAGACTACATGCAATAGTCAACCTCGTCGGCTGGAGAACGGCGCTCGTCTTGATCGCGCGATTTCAGTATTGGATCGTACTTCTTTATTGAGCACTTACAAGTTTGGCTTGTTGTACGATTGCTCTGCCGATTCCCGGCAAAACCAATCGACGTTTGAGACGAGTTTGTTGTTTTCAACAGCATGCTCGCCGTCTTTCTACAAGTTTTTAAATAACCTGGGGAAAGTTGTTCCCACCAAACAATTGAAACACTTCTCGGGCGGGCTCGATGCCTCTCCATACTCCTCGGACGGAATTTATGCTTTGATGTGGATGGACGACGATCCACACAAAACTTTGGTGGCCACTTCTATGGCTGTGTTTCACGCCTGCCCTATGATGCCAGATGACAAACTACAGAGTCGAAAAAGGCATGTTGGAAATGACAATGTATTGATTCTCTTTTCTGACCGCGGCTCGGACATCCTGGTAGATCTGGATTCTTCTGGTCGAGATCTGAATCGCTCCGTGGTGGGAGGTGCGTTTGGTTTCGTGACGATCTTTGTTACTGCTCCGCGCTCTGGTCTTCTGCGCATTGCTGTACGTCTACGAACAGGCCTCTCCACCAGATTGAACAGCCGACTTTCAAGCCTCGTTGGACATACCATCATGGAAGAAACAGTCGCACCAACTTACGTCCGAAACCTGGCTATGCGAGCTGATCTAATATGTCGCTCTGCCGTGGATACGATCGATCCTCCATCGAACTGCATTGATCGATATCATCAACTCAGAGACATGAAACGATTTGCACTGAAGCCATAG
- a CDS encoding predicted protein has protein sequence MITVEESFAVACNQQFDDEPLSIDLDTRDHQIRVNAALVESSHTVLTHFGRSVGSCWGDFYCTNNRIRGRLYATSNAILFYTNLLGFERRLCLLLKEVEDIRLFKTTSISIRTVDNETYIFKSFNNREQVLHLIKALQSLEQKQLRREHHSEPPLRSTLNHPEPPEEALQPSNTKTAPRIPSASVLRQTISSTLPASFGSPPPPICHSNRRRSVSDSIVRIPGINPLHSTEQDTPLPIGSIECQKNKSNAETWEAAKAHPGLQEKGIEAVEVSCSLEQFYEFFLADNAEHSLDRYQRDHVKDKDVQCAGWDADCDGAWSRTITFSHPVKTTLGVGPSAAKTSRKQRIRRFPKLGIVLENWTNVGGVPAADSFFVQDRWIIESLDSERVRLSTWYKIQFTKRTVLKTFIQKSIHKETKQWLSGYVKMLKNVFQENEPTRTIPAAMAYTSISVFESAAINVLKDIKYSFRVLMLVAVFIVGFGLVAVIVQLASMHRIVLELQAQLNLLILEQ, from the exons ATGATTACGGTTGAAGAATCCTTTGCGGTAGCGTGCAATCAGCAATTTGATGACGAACCGCTCTCGATTGACTTGGACACGAGAGACCATCAAATTCGGGTAAACGCGGCCTTAGTTGAGTCGTCCCATACAGTTCTTACCCATTTTGGGCGTAGTGTGGGGTCCTGTTGGGGAGACTTTTACTGCACCAACAATCGTATCCGGGGACGTTTGTACGCTACGAGCAACGCTATTTTGTTCTATACTAATTTATTAGGGTTTGAGCGGAGACTCTGTTTGTTGTTgaaagaagtcgaagatATTCGTTTATTTAAAACAACCAGTATTTCGATTCGGACGGTGGACAACGAGACCTACATTTTCAAGTCATTCAACAATCGTGAACAGGTACTGCATCTTATCAAAGCCTTACAGAGTCTAGAGCAAAAGCAGCTTCGCCGAGAGCATCATTCGGAACCACCGCTACGATCAACGTTGAATCACCCCGAACCCCCCGAGGAAGCACTACAGCCAAGCAATACAAAAACGGCCCCTCGAATTCCTTCAGCGTCAGTTCTCCGACAaacaatttcgtcaacgcTTCCGGCCTCTTTCGGTTCTCCGCCACCACCCATATGCCATTCAAATCGTCGCCGATCCGTATCCGATTCTATTGTTCGGATACCGGGGATAAATCCTTTGCATTCGACCGAACAAGATACACCACTCCCAATTGGATCGATCGAATGCCAAAAAAATAAGTCGAATGCGGAAACCTGGGAGGCCGCGAAAGCACATCCAGGTCTCCAAGAGAAAGGAATTGAG GCCGTCGAAGTATCGTGCTCTTTAGAACAATTTTACGAGTTCTTCTTGGCTGATAACGCTGAGCATTCGCTAGATCGCTATCAGCGCGATCACGTCAAGGACAAAGATGTGCAGTGTGCTGGGTGGGATGCTGATTGTGACGGAGCCTGGTCTCGCACTATTACATTTTCGCATCCTGTCAAAACTACACTAGGCGTCGGGCCATCCGCTGCGAAGACATCGCGAAAGCAACGAATAAGGCGCTTTCCGAAGCTCGGTATTGTGTTGGAAAATTGGACAAATGTCGGGGGGGTTCCAGCTGCCGATTCCTTCTTTGTGCAAGACCGGTGGATAATTGAAAGTCTCGACAGCGAACGGGTAAGGTTGTCGACTTGGTATAAAATTCAATTTACGAAACGGACCGTGCTCAAAACATTCATTCAGAAATCGATTCACAAAGAGACTAAGCAGTGGCTGTCAGGATATGTTAAGATGCTGAAGAACGTGTTTCAGGAAAACGAACCGACGCGCACAATACCAGCAGCTATGGCCTATACAAGTATTTCAGTTTTTGAAAGTGCAGCGATTAATGTGCTGAAGGATATCAAATACTCGTTTCGTGTTTTGATGCTAGTCGCCGTTTTCATTGTTGGTTTCGGGCTTGTCGCTGTTATAGTACAACTAGCTTCGATGCACCGAATCGTGTTGGAGCTGCAGGCGCAATTAAATCTTCTAATACTGGAGCAATAG
- a CDS encoding predicted protein, which translates to MNAEKGDKGETSETGRVAEHENASGLDMSNADLPDCGEPLSGAEMSSPIRMEDPDSTGSKEGNAVGSLTMKRPYQNEVPTAEAEALARRNTRARLLPVEDGVARDRSRMTSSGLSTHGELSDVVLRSLSRSQTSFSESGDQNSEESSSQSPFASGSVFATTSSSLLHNCSDNGNRMESAASLLLHQAQMRDLLAALCTMDSHRNLTNMDALRNCNTNVTTHISHMDNEAPSRTYTAVENLLALIQARSDRISSNSSTPFASLPTSNLEMRNLPSVPAISNTQFANSIRDQMLQMRLLSPVNCSISNTTRGNSELEHLDLLLASVTTMQHEQSNHTSAASPHSQLRQLLDQFSGPQNIVLSELQQMAATVPQLQQPLPIQNPQALQVMSMNSASLLATLVSHQINLNGGVAVSMLAQLEAVNCAASRAARLTPVFPSTDDHVVAAPRTKRTTLSLACDEEQLSDYQILIRRQLEVFEAEQVDVESNTQGRKKQLFLGQVGLRCIHCMAIPSRQRGRGATYYPTKLTGVYQAAQNMASSHLCESCHHIPDSLKERLRSLRVRRDTAGGGKKYWADGCRALGLYEVPAGIKIYR; encoded by the exons ATGAACGCAGAGAAGGGAGACAAGGGAGAAACTAGCGAAACCGGACGGGTCGCCGAACATGAAAACGCTAGTGGCCTTGATATGTCCAATGCTGACCTTCCAG ATTGTGGCGAACCCTTATCAGGAGCAGAAATGAGCAGTCCAATAAGGATGGAAGACCCTGACAGCACAGGTAGTAAGGAAGGAAACGCTGTCGGCAGTCTTACTATGAAAAGACCCTATCAGAATGAAGTCCCAACAGCCGAGGCCGAAGCTCTTGCGCGTCGAAATACAAGAGCTAGACTTTTGCCAGTTGAGGACGGAGTAGCTCGAGACAGGAGTCGCATGACATCCTCAGGGTTGAGTACTCATGGAGAATTGTCCGATGTAGTGTTACGTTCGTTAAGCCGGTCTCAAACAAGTTTCAGTGAAAGCGGTGACCAGAATTCAGAAGAATCAAGCAGTCAGTCACCGTTCGCTAGTGGATCAGTATTCGCGACTACATCCTCATCGTTATTGCATAATTGCAGTGATAATGGCAATCGCATGGAATCGGCGGCATCGCTGTTGCTGCACCAAGCCCAAATGAGAGATCTGCTTGCCGCTCTATGCACCATGGATTCCCATAGAAATTTGACAAACATGGATGCTTTGAGAAACTGCAATACAAACGTTACTACTCATATATCTCACATGGATAACGAAGCTCCCAGTAGAACATACACTGCAGTCGAAAACCTTCTTGCCTTGATTCAAGCTCGATCGGACAGGATTTCTTCGAACTCTTCTACTCCTTTCGCGAGCTTGCCAACAAGTAACTTGGAGATGCGCAACTTGCCGTCCGTACCAGCAATTTCAAACACCCAATTCGCAAATAGCATTCGAGATCAAATGCTACAAATGAGACTGCTATCCCCGGTTAattgttccatttccaacACTACGCGTGGAAATTCTGAACTTGAACATTTGGACCTTCTTCTCGCCTCCGTAACGACAATGCAACATGAGCAATCAAATCACACTTCTGCGGCATCTCCTCATTCTCAACTTCGTCAGCTGCTTGATCAATTCTCAGGACCGCAGAACATTGTTTTGAGCGAGCTACAACAGATGGCAGCAACGGTTCCACAGTTGCAGCAGCCTCTCCCTATCCAGAATCCGCAAGCGCTCCAAGTCATGAGCATGAATTCTGCTTCGCTCTTGGCAACCCTTGTTTCCCACCAAATAAACTTGAACGGCGGCGTGGCTGTATCTATGTTGGCACAGCTCGAAGCTGTGAACTGTGCAGCATCGAGAGCGGCGAGATTAACTCCCGTTTTTCCGTCGACCGACGACCATGTGGTGGCCGCACCTCGCACGAAAAGGACTACACTTTCCCTTGCATGCGACGAAGAGCAGCTTTCCGACTACCAAATTCTTATTCGTCGGCAACTCGAAGTTTTTGAAGCAGAGCAGGTTGACGTTGAGTCAAATACTCAGGGTCGGAAAAAGCAACTCTTCCTTGGACAAGTCGGATTGCGCTGTATTCACTGTATGGCTATTCCTTCCCGACAAAGGGGTAGGGGTGCTACTTACTATCCGACGAAGTTGACTGGTGTATACCAGGCTGCACAAAACATGGCCAGCAGCCATCTTTGCGAATCTTGTCACCACATTCCCGACTCCCTTAAGGAAAGGCTCCGTAGCCTCCGTGTTCGGCGTGATACCGCGGGTGGGGGGAAAAAATACTGGGCTGATGGTTGTCGAGCGCTTGGTCTTTATGAGGTGCCGGCAGGGATAAAAATTTACCGGTAG